A section of the Ciceribacter thiooxidans genome encodes:
- a CDS encoding ABC transporter permease — translation MNRASMLLSKPWIWSFAAAMATWIVTLLFTGGASFVGLSQATLTFAAFSVIVGLGQMLVITLGPGNVDLSVPATITLSGTVALKLMDGQEAMILPGLLIAVAIGIVIGILNYGLIKLLRIPPIIATLSMSFIVQSAAIWYNRGLRIKPPETLASFATATTFGIPNVALVALVLSIAVWWALEKAIYGRWISAIGQSPFAARMAGIPVDGTRFATYVLCAVLASVCGYLLASFSGGAALNMGAEYLLMSIAVVVIGGSAVAGGNSNVPGIWGASLFMFLVVSMLNTYGFGAGIRLILTGLIIIAVILAASRPAGRAR, via the coding sequence ATGAACCGCGCCTCGATGCTCCTGTCGAAACCCTGGATCTGGTCCTTCGCCGCGGCGATGGCCACCTGGATCGTAACCCTGCTGTTCACCGGCGGCGCAAGCTTCGTCGGCCTTTCCCAGGCGACGCTGACCTTTGCTGCTTTCTCCGTCATTGTCGGCCTCGGCCAGATGCTGGTCATCACCCTCGGCCCCGGCAATGTCGATCTCTCCGTTCCCGCAACGATCACGCTCTCCGGCACCGTCGCGCTGAAGCTGATGGACGGCCAGGAAGCGATGATCCTGCCGGGCCTCCTGATTGCGGTGGCGATCGGGATTGTGATCGGCATTCTGAACTACGGGCTCATCAAGCTGCTGCGCATTCCTCCGATCATCGCCACGCTTTCGATGAGCTTCATCGTGCAGTCGGCGGCAATCTGGTACAATCGCGGCCTGCGCATCAAGCCGCCCGAGACGCTGGCATCCTTCGCAACCGCGACCACCTTCGGCATCCCGAACGTCGCGCTCGTCGCCCTCGTTCTGTCGATTGCCGTCTGGTGGGCGCTCGAAAAAGCGATCTACGGCCGCTGGATTTCGGCGATCGGCCAGAGCCCCTTTGCCGCCCGCATGGCCGGCATTCCGGTCGACGGCACCCGCTTCGCCACCTATGTGCTCTGCGCCGTGCTGGCGTCCGTCTGCGGCTACCTGCTAGCAAGTTTTTCCGGCGGCGCAGCACTCAACATGGGTGCCGAATATCTCCTGATGTCGATCGCCGTCGTCGTCATTGGCGGCTCGGCGGTGGCCGGTGGCAATTCGAACGTCCCGGGCATCTGGGGTGCCTCGCTCTTCATGTTCCTGGTCGTTTCGATGCTCAATACCTATGGCTTCGGGGCCGGCATCCGCCTGATCCTGACCGGCCTCATCATCATTGCCGTGATCCTGGCGGCCAGCCGGCCGGCCGGACGGGCGCGATGA
- a CDS encoding SMP-30/gluconolactonase/LRE family protein: protein MVKMVDRVYEIHDPRFRNLIVQSAELEELYTGCRWAEGPVWFADMNCLLFSDIPNQRMLRYIPGEGVSIYREPSNFVNGNTRDRQGRLVSCEHAGRRVIRTEVDGSITVLADRFEGRRLNSPNDVVVRSDGSVWFTDPTYGILSDYEGYRAEPEQPSRNVYRLDPESGMLTMVADDFGQPNGLAFSPDEKLLYVADSAASHDETAPRHIRVFDVVDGMRLENGRVFCTLDCGLPDGFRLDLAGNLWTSAGDGVHCFAPDGTLLGKILVPQTVANLTFGGSRRNRLFITATKSLYAVYLTTTGAQYP from the coding sequence ATGGTGAAGATGGTCGATCGCGTCTATGAAATCCACGACCCGCGCTTCCGCAATCTCATCGTACAGAGTGCGGAACTCGAGGAACTCTACACCGGCTGCCGCTGGGCCGAAGGCCCCGTCTGGTTCGCCGACATGAACTGCCTGCTGTTCAGTGACATCCCGAACCAGCGGATGCTCCGCTATATCCCGGGCGAAGGCGTGTCGATCTACCGGGAGCCGTCGAACTTCGTAAACGGCAACACCCGCGACCGGCAGGGCCGCCTCGTCTCGTGCGAACACGCCGGCCGGCGGGTGATCCGCACCGAGGTCGACGGCAGCATCACCGTGCTCGCCGACCGTTTCGAGGGCAGGCGACTCAATTCCCCCAACGACGTCGTCGTCAGGTCCGACGGCAGCGTCTGGTTCACCGATCCAACCTACGGCATCCTCTCCGATTACGAGGGCTACCGCGCGGAGCCCGAGCAGCCGAGCCGCAACGTCTACCGCCTCGATCCGGAGAGCGGCATGCTTACGATGGTCGCCGACGATTTCGGCCAGCCGAACGGCCTTGCCTTTTCCCCTGATGAGAAGCTGCTCTACGTCGCGGATTCCGCGGCGAGCCATGACGAAACGGCACCGCGTCACATCCGCGTCTTCGACGTGGTCGACGGCATGCGGCTCGAAAACGGTCGCGTTTTCTGCACGCTCGACTGCGGTCTGCCAGACGGCTTCCGGCTCGATCTCGCCGGCAATCTCTGGACCAGCGCCGGCGACGGCGTCCACTGCTTCGCCCCCGACGGCACCCTGCTCGGAAAAATCCTGGTGCCGCAGACGGTCGCCAACCTCACCTTCGGTGGCTCCCGCCGCAACCGGCTGTTCATAACGGCCACGAAATCGCTCTACGCCGTCTATCTCACGACGACGGGCGCGCAGTATCCGTAG
- a CDS encoding ABC transporter permease, with product MKGPSANTLRLLIPAVSLVVLLAAVFYLQPRAMSYTGLNLLFNLAVPIALATIAQMIIIAVNDLDLSMGTFVSFAACVTAAYMPDAPLIAVAMLAGAVAVYALLGFVITLRDLPSIVVTLGMSFVWSGLAVLILPAPGGQAPVWLRTVMTAKPPLVPMAIVASVVIAALAHFIVARTTFGVLIRGIGGNSRSVARAGWSVLGMKAAAYALAGVFAVLSGMALVGLTTSADANIALRYTLLSIAGVILGGGEFVGGRVSAVGAVVGALTLTLAGSFLSFLRISPDWQIGAQGAILIVVLALRLLFNRSQQKGKAQ from the coding sequence ATGAAGGGCCCCTCCGCAAACACCCTCCGCCTGTTGATCCCGGCGGTTTCCCTCGTCGTGCTGCTTGCCGCGGTCTTCTACCTGCAGCCACGAGCGATGAGCTATACCGGCCTCAATCTGCTGTTCAACCTGGCAGTACCGATAGCGCTCGCGACGATCGCCCAGATGATCATCATCGCGGTCAACGATCTCGACCTTTCGATGGGCACGTTCGTCAGCTTCGCCGCCTGCGTCACCGCCGCATACATGCCTGACGCGCCCCTCATCGCCGTCGCAATGCTCGCCGGTGCCGTCGCGGTCTACGCGCTCCTCGGCTTCGTCATCACGCTGCGGGATCTTCCCTCGATCGTCGTCACGCTCGGCATGAGCTTCGTCTGGAGCGGCCTTGCCGTTCTCATACTGCCCGCCCCCGGTGGTCAGGCACCGGTATGGCTGCGGACCGTAATGACCGCGAAGCCGCCGCTCGTTCCGATGGCGATCGTCGCCAGCGTCGTGATCGCGGCACTCGCCCATTTCATCGTGGCGCGCACCACGTTCGGCGTGCTGATCCGCGGCATCGGCGGCAACAGCCGTTCGGTGGCGCGTGCCGGCTGGTCGGTGCTCGGAATGAAGGCCGCCGCCTATGCGCTGGCCGGCGTCTTCGCCGTCCTTTCCGGGATGGCGCTGGTCGGGCTCACCACCTCGGCCGATGCGAACATCGCGCTGCGCTACACGCTGCTTTCGATCGCCGGCGTCATTCTCGGCGGCGGCGAGTTCGTCGGCGGACGCGTCTCCGCCGTCGGCGCGGTCGTCGGGGCCCTGACACTCACCCTCGCCGGCTCTTTCCTGTCGTTCCTGCGCATATCGCCCGACTGGCAGATCGGCGCCCAGGGCGCGATCCTGATCGTCGTGCTGGCCCTGCGTCTTCTCTTCAACCGCAGCCAACAGAAGGGCAAGGCACAATGA
- a CDS encoding CHASE2 domain-containing protein, which produces MIRGLFTRASDRWKPRRRRRSVLLALVVLVAVIGITRLAAWSLVDDRGFDLFSTLWHAPLPDDGPVIVAIDEPSFAEINAQWPWPRSLHAKLIRALRDAGAKAVGLDIIFAEPTTEEEDRAFADALGPDVVLAGDETLISTAVADQFVRTLPLDRFLRTGARPGIASISLSGDGVVRSLPDISDSFAGEVARAAGLTVEPPAHGTLMQTFGGPRTYPTVSYYQALDPEHFLPPDTFRNRVVIVGLSLQNAPTVAGGGADAFSTPYTMYTGSLVAGAEIHAAIFDNLRKGFGIAAASPEAGLLFLFCAVASAVVLTWRGTGWPTAIGGLAVVIAMVAGSYLVLHYGRVFISPIAPSLAFILIAAGQSTFDYAAERRSRREITRAFGQYLSPDLVERLAQDPSHLKLGGEKRVLSILFCDVRGFTTIAEGMKDDPEQLTQLINRLLTPLSEVVLAHGGTIDKYIGDCIMAFWNAPLDDALHAQHAVSAALGMLEAIDRLNDELHAEAEARDEPFTPLRIGIGVNTGECVVGNMGSTRRFDYSALGDAVNLASRLEGASKLFGVPLLIGENTATLVANEFPLFELDRVTVKGRTVGTAVSTVFGGVADDAAGLHRTFVAAFYAGDIDTCRGLADRLSGEIPVLADYYRQRAAAGG; this is translated from the coding sequence ACCGGTGATCGTGGCGATCGATGAGCCATCCTTCGCCGAGATCAATGCCCAGTGGCCGTGGCCGCGCAGCCTGCATGCGAAGCTCATCCGGGCTCTGCGCGACGCCGGTGCGAAGGCCGTTGGCCTCGACATCATTTTCGCCGAACCGACGACGGAGGAGGAAGACAGGGCCTTTGCCGATGCGCTGGGACCCGATGTCGTGCTGGCGGGTGACGAGACGCTGATCTCGACGGCCGTGGCCGATCAGTTCGTGCGCACGCTGCCGCTCGACCGCTTCCTCAGGACCGGTGCGCGGCCGGGCATCGCTTCGATCAGCCTCAGCGGCGACGGTGTCGTGCGCAGCCTGCCCGACATCTCCGACAGCTTTGCCGGCGAGGTCGCCCGGGCCGCGGGCCTGACGGTCGAGCCGCCGGCGCACGGCACGCTCATGCAGACCTTCGGTGGTCCGCGAACCTATCCGACGGTTTCCTATTACCAGGCTCTCGATCCGGAACACTTCCTGCCCCCGGACACCTTCCGCAATCGCGTGGTGATCGTCGGCCTCAGCCTACAGAACGCTCCGACTGTGGCGGGCGGTGGCGCGGACGCGTTTTCAACCCCCTACACGATGTATACCGGAAGCCTGGTGGCCGGGGCGGAAATCCATGCGGCGATCTTCGACAACCTGCGCAAGGGTTTCGGCATCGCCGCGGCGTCGCCGGAAGCCGGTCTTCTGTTTCTTTTCTGCGCGGTGGCCTCTGCCGTCGTTCTCACCTGGCGCGGGACCGGCTGGCCGACGGCCATCGGCGGTCTCGCCGTCGTCATAGCCATGGTGGCGGGCAGCTATCTCGTTTTGCATTACGGGCGGGTTTTCATCTCGCCGATCGCGCCGTCACTCGCCTTCATCCTGATCGCCGCAGGCCAGTCGACCTTCGACTATGCCGCCGAGCGACGCAGCCGCCGGGAGATCACGCGGGCCTTCGGACAATATCTCTCGCCGGACCTCGTCGAACGTCTGGCGCAGGACCCCTCGCACCTGAAACTCGGCGGCGAGAAGCGCGTCCTTTCGATCCTCTTCTGCGATGTTCGCGGCTTCACCACGATCGCCGAAGGCATGAAGGACGATCCAGAGCAGCTGACCCAGCTCATCAACCGGTTGCTCACGCCGCTCTCGGAGGTCGTGCTCGCCCATGGCGGCACCATCGACAAGTATATCGGTGACTGCATCATGGCGTTCTGGAATGCGCCGCTCGACGATGCCCTCCACGCGCAGCACGCCGTCTCGGCGGCACTCGGCATGCTGGAGGCAATCGACCGCCTGAACGACGAACTGCATGCGGAGGCGGAGGCGAGGGACGAACCGTTCACGCCCTTGCGGATCGGTATCGGCGTCAACACCGGCGAGTGCGTCGTCGGCAACATGGGGTCCACCCGGCGCTTCGACTATTCGGCGCTCGGCGATGCCGTGAACCTCGCCTCGCGGCTGGAGGGCGCCTCGAAACTGTTCGGCGTTCCGTTGCTGATCGGGGAGAATACGGCGACGCTCGTTGCCAACGAGTTCCCGCTTTTCGAACTCGACCGTGTCACGGTGAAGGGGAGGACCGTCGGAACGGCGGTCTCCACCGTCTTCGGCGGCGTTGCGGACGACGCTGCGGGCCTGCACCGCACCTTCGTCGCCGCCTTCTATGCAGGCGACATCGACACCTGCCGCGGGCTCGCCGACAGGCTTTCGGGCGAAATTCCAGTGCTCGCCGACTATTACCGCCAGCGCGCTGCGGCCGGGGGCTGA